Part of the Paludisphaera borealis genome, AACTTCGGACGAATATCACATATTCGTGGTTTTCGCCATGATCAATTCATTCGTGCAGTCATGATGGCTCGAGTCTTCAAGACGCGGGCCTTCCTCGGCGGCCTGATTGGGCCGGGGCCGGGTCGGGGGCCGACTTCGCGGGCTCAGGCTCAGTTTCTGGCTCGGCAGTGGGAGCGGGCGTCGCACTCGGCGACGCGGCCGGCTTCTCGACTTCCGGGGCGGGGACGTGAGCGGGAGGGGTTGGTTCGGAGGGGGCCTCCGGGGGCGGAGCGGGTGCCAAGAGATCGGCGAGATCGGCGTACTTGGCGAATTTCTCCTTGAGCATCGCGTGGATGGTGATCACCTCGTTGGGCCTCCCGCCCCGGAACGCGGCGTCGGCTCGGCGAAGCTGGTCCTCGACGAACGTTCGCCGCTCGCGGATCTTCGTCTCCAACTCCTCAGCCCGTTTCTGCGAGAGCAAGATCCATTTCCGCTCGTCGGGATCGTCGACGTTGAGCGAGCCGGTCATCTCCCGCCAGTAGTTCGCCGCAACGTCCTCATGGCCGGCGGCCGCAGCCTTTGTAGCCAGGCTGAAGAAAATCACGTACTGGCGTTCGCCGTTGGTCTTGGGCTCAGAGAACGGCGTAGCCGTGGCGCTCGCCAGCATCTTGGAGCGACTCTCGGCCTCGTCGAGCGCGATCAGGTCGCGCCAGGCCTGGGTCTGCGCGTGGTAGGGGTGGTTGGGGTACCCCGTGTCGAGCGGGTCGATGTATTCTTCGAGGGCCGTCAGCCAGTCGGAGCGTCGCGACGACTCCATCAGCGGAACGGCCTGGCGATACAGGTACTGCGCGCTCGGCGGCCAGAGCCAGTAGGCCATAAACCCGCCGATGGCGACCAGAGCCACGACGAGACCGATCGTCTCCAGGCTGACCCGGCTCAAGACGGCGTCGGTCCACGAGGTTTCGTCGCTTCGCAAGTTCGACCCCGAGGCGCCGCCGGGCTTCTTCCCCTTCTTCTTCGGGCGCGCGGGGGGCGGCGTCACGCCGACGCCGGCCCGGCTGGGGTTGGCGTCCGGCGAGTCGGCCGCGGGCCAGACCATCGGCACCGCCTCGCTCCGCGCGGCCTTGTCACGCAGCTCGGTGAGAATCACCCCCGCCGCCTCGGCGTCCCAGGGGCGGGAGGTCGGGTTCTTGGACATCAGCGCGACGACCAGGTCGTCGAGCGCCTTGGGGATCTCTTGCACCTTGTCGCTGGGACGGGGGGGGGGTTCGTTGAGATGGCAGTGCATCAGTACGACGGCCGACGCCCCCTCGAACGGAGGCTTGCCGGTGAGCATCTGATAGAGGACCACGCCCAGCGAGTAGAGGTCGGTCTTGTGGCTGACCGCGGGCGTGCCGCGAATCTGTTCGGGGGCCATGTAGGCGGCCGTGCCGAGCGTTCGCCCGGGCGCGGTCAGGGCCGTGCGGTCGAGAACCCGGGCGATGCCGAAGTCGGTCAGCTTGATCCGGCCGTCGCGCGTGACCATCAGGTTCGACGGCTTGAGATCGCGATGGACGACCCCCTGCTGGTGGGCGTAGTGGAGTGCGTCGCAGATCTGGATCGCCAGATCGACGACCTCGCGCCAGGGGATCGCGCCGCGGTCCAGAAGGAGCTTTTCGAGAGTGACCCCTTCGACGAACTCCATGGCGAAGTAATACGTGCCCCGAAACTTGCCCGTGGCCAGCCAGCGGACGATGTTCGGGTGTCGGAACTGCTTGATGATCTCGGCTTCACGGCTGAACCGCTCAAGCAGCTTGGTGTTCTCGGCGATCTCGCCCTGGACGATCTTGACGGCGGCCTTGCGGGTGGCGACGACCTTGCGGCCCTCGGCGTCCGCGGCGCTTGAGTTGGGGTCGACGATCTCCTGGGTGGCCCGGAAGACGACGCCCATCGCGCCGGAGCCGATCACCTCTTCGAGGCGGAACGAACCGAGCTGTTCGCCGATGAAGCCCTGACTCATGGCCTCGAACCAACCTCGTCGCGCGCGGCGAACCAGCGAAGGAAAGGGAAGCGGGAGACGCGGCGATCCGCGTCTCGCTCGTCAAGAACACGTCCACGAACGCCTCCCGCTCGATCGTCGCGTCTTACTGGCACGACAGGCCGCCGGCGGCCGGGAGGTAGCTGCGGCGCACGTAATCCATGACCATGCGATCGGCGTTGAACTTCCAGGCCAGGGTGCGGAAGGCGTCCTTCTGGCGAGCGATCCACTTCCGGGGCAGCCCGGCGGCGTCGCGTTCGTAAAAGGAGGGCACGACCTGGTTCGTCAGCGTCTCGATCAGCGAGCTGTGATCGCGTTCGTCCTGGACCGACGGCACCGCGTGCGTCCGGCCGATGCCGATCGCGAAGCCGTTGGTGCCATCATACGCCTCGGCCCACCAGCCGTCGAGGACCGAGAAATTGAGCGTGCCGTTGAGCACGGCCTTCTCGCCCGAGGTGCCGCTGGCCTCCTGGGGACGCCTTGGGTTGTTGAGCCAGACGTCGACCCCCTGCACCAGGTGCCGCGCCACGTTCATATCGTAGTCTTCGACGAAGACGACGTTGCGGGCGAACCGCTCGTCCCGGCAGATCTTGACGATGCTCTGGATCAGCTCCTTGCCCATCCGGTCCTCGGGGTGAGCCTTGCCGGCGAAGACGAACTGGATCGGCCGTTCCGCCGAGCGGACGATGTCGACCATCCGGTCGATGTCCTGGAGCACCAGCCCAGCCCGCTTGTAAGTCGCGAACCGACGGGCGAAGCCGATCGTCAGGGCGTTGGGGTCGAGCACGTCCGCGAACCGCTCGAGATTTGCGTCGGGCTCGTTGCGGCGCTTGGCCTGGGCGACCATCCGCGACCGCACGAAGTTGATCAGGCGGGCCTTGAGAACCTGCTGCGTCTCCCAAAGCTCGGCGTCGTCGATCTCGTCGATGGCGTCCCAGGTCTCGGCGTAGCGCTGCCTTTTGGGCCAATCGACGCCGAGGTGCTTGTTGAACAGCATCGCCATCTGGGGTGCCACCCAGGTCTTGACGTGGACGCCGTTGGTGATGTGGCCGATGGGCACCTGCTCTTCGGTGACGTTGGGATAAAGCGGATGCCACATCCGCCGTGAAACCACGCCGTGCAGCGAGCTGACGCCGTTGGCGTAGCGCGACAGCTTGAGTGCCAGCACGGTCATGCAGAACAGCTCGTTGGGATCGTTGGCGTAGACCCGACCCAGGCCCATGAAATCGTCGTACGACAGGTGCATGGCCTCGCGGATCTTGCCCAGATGCTCCTCGACGAGCTGCGAGGGGAACCGGTCGTGGCCGGCGGCGACCGGCGTATGGGTGGTGAAGACGGTCATCTGCGCGACCTCGCGGAGGACCTCGCCGAACGGCAGTCCGGTCTCCTCCATCAGCTTGCGGATCATCTCAAGCGTGGCGAACGCGCTGTGGCCTTCGTTCAGGTGCAGCACCGAAGGGTGAATGTTCAGGGCGTGCAAGGCTCGCAGGCCGCCGACACCCAGCAGCAGCTCCTGGCGAATCCGCACCCGCGCGTCGCCGCCGTAGAGCCGGGCCGTCAGGGTGCGGTCGTCCTCGCTGTTCTCGGGGACGTTGGAATCGAGCAACAGCAGCAAGGTCCGTCCGACCTCGGCCCGCCAGACCCGCGCGCGGAGCACGCCCGTGGCGGTCTCGATCGCGATCATCAGGGGCTTGCCGTCGGCGGCCAGCACATTCTCGATCGGCAGCAGCTCGGTGTCGGCGTTGAGATAGCTCTCCTGCTGCCAGCCGTTGGCGTCGAGCGACTGCCGGAAGTACCCCTGGTTGTACAGAAGGCCGATGCCGATCAACGGAATGCCCAGGTCGCTGGCGCTCTTCAGATGGTCGCCGGCCAGAACGCCAAGGCCGCCGGAGTAGATCGGCAGGCTCTCATGCAAGCCGAACTCGGCCGAGAAGTAGGCCACTGGCCGCGCCCGGAGGATCGTCGCGTTGATCGCGCCCCAGGAATCGGTGTCCTGAAGGTACTCTGACAGCCGGCGGAACGCGTAATCGATCCGCGAATCCAGGGCCATCTCGGCCGCCCGGCGTTCGAGTTGCTCGGGCGAGAGCCGCTTGAGGAACTCGACCGGATTGTGATCGACGTCGTGCCAGAGCGTGGGGTCGAGCTCGCGGAAGAGGTCGATCACGTTCGCCTGCCAGCACCACCAGAGGTTGCGAGCCAGATCCTTGAGCTTGTCCAGCAGCTTGCTTTGACCGACCATGCTGTCCCCTATTTCTAACGCGAGTCAACGTGCTCCCGAGGCCTGTCCGATCCCCGTTGATCGGCCGTTCCGGCAGGGCGGAGAGGGCTCCCAAGCGCGAATAGAGCACGGTGAAAGCGTCACAGTATGGCGCGCGGAAGCTCTTCCGCCAAGGCCGACACGCGCCTCGACGCTTTCTTAACCTAGCTCAAGAATCGAAATCGCGGCGGCGGAGACCGGATCGCCCTCGCCTGTTCAGTACGTTCTTCCCAGCTTCGCCACGATCGCGCGCTTGACTTCCAGGGGGTCGATCTCTCCGACGTGACGATAGACCACCTCGCCTCCCGGAGCGATGATCAGGTTGTAGGGGACTGGGCCGGGCCACTGCTTGTCGAGAGCGTCGGCGAAGGCGTCGCGGTCGGACGTTGAGAGCACGTAGTTGTTGGCCGCGACGTGCTTCTCTTTAAGAACCTTGAGGGCGTCGTCTTTCTTGGACGGGTCGTCGAGGCTGATCGTGACCAGCCGGAACTTCCGACTGCGATACATCCGATTCATCGTTACCAATTCGGGAAGTTCGATGACGCAGGGGCCGCACCAGGTCGCCCAGAGGTTGACGACCGTCAGCTTGTCGGTTTCGTTCTTGGCGATCTTGGCCACGCCTTCGAGGTCGATCGTTTCAAGCGTGACGGGCTCGGCGTTCCATTTCTCCAGCGACTTGCGGGCGTCAGCCTGCTTGTCGGCCCACTTGGTCGAGCAGCCGAAGACGCGGGTGGTCGCAACGGGGACGTCTTTCCCGGCCAGCAGGGCGTCGACCGCGTTGAGGACGTCGTGCGACTTGGGCGTCTTGACCTCGGCGTCGTCGAACCGTCCCACGTACCGGAGCTTCCGCTCGGCGTCGAAAACGTACACGTGAGGCGTCGCCAGCACGCCGTATGCCTTGGCCGTCGCCTGTGTGTCGCCGTCGAACAGGTACGGATACGGGTACTTGCGATCACGGGCCCGGATCTTCATGTCCTCGAACGAGTCGGTCAGGTCGGTGAAACCGAGTTCGTCGAGCCGCACGGCCTTCGGGTCGTTGGGCGAGATCGCAACGACGGCGACCCCCTTGCTCTTGTAATCGTCGTGCAGCTTCGCAACGCGCTCCTCGTAGGCCTGGGCGGTCGGGCAGTGGTTGCAGGTGAAGTAAACCACGAGCACCTTGGCGTCGGAGTATTCCCCAAGCGCGTGGTTCTTTCCATCGACGCCGGGGAGGTCGAAGTCCGGGGCCGGAGCGCCGATGGAGAGCGTCTTGAGATCCGGCGGATCGGCGGCGGCTGTCGCGGACAGGGCCGACAGGCCCAGCGACGCAAGGACGATCGAAGCGAAGGCCGTCTTCATGGCGTGTGCTCCCGGTGAGGCTCGATTCAGCTTCTTCTGCCGAAGCGTAGTCTGCCCCGCCGGCGAGCCGCTGACAAGATGCCGCCGCGTCGCGGCTCGACGAGTTCAAGGATGCGGGCGCGGATAGGGCATCGGGACGGGGAATCCCTGGGGAAGCGGGTTCTGATTGAAGCTCGGCCCCAGCGGGCTGTAAGGCAGTACGACCCGGGCCGGGCCGGGCCTCACCTGGAAGCCAGGCTCACGATAAGTGCGAATACCGCTGCCACTCGGCGTCGTTCCGAGCGGCCCGACGAACACGCCTTGCGAAGCCGCCGCGGCCAGCAGCTCGCGATGAATCACCGCGCCGACCTTGCGCGTCTCGTTCGGCCCCGTCTCCCGCGCCAGATCCACGTCGCGCCCGGCGACCTCGTATCCGGGGTATTTCTTCCGCATCATGTTCGTCCAGTCGTCGACCGCCGGGGTGTACTCCCCCTTGCGAACGTCGTAGACCTGATACTGAAACGTCTCGATCGGCCGATCGCGGCGGTACCAGAAGACCACCTTGTAATCCACATGTCGCGGCGAGACGCGAGGCGGCGTCCCCTGCTCGGCGACCGCCGAGAGCGCTGCGCCGAAGAAGATCAGCCGGACGGCGGAACCGATCGAGGGCGTGGGAAGGTTCATCGTAGTCGCTCGTGTTCTCAAGTGCGATCGAGCTTCGGCGTGGTCTGGAGTTGGGTTGCGGACAGACATCAAAACAGGCTATTGCGAGCATGCCTTCTCCCCTTGCGGGAGCAGGGAGTCCAGCTCCGGCCCTGCTGCAATCCGCATGCAAGCCGTTCTAGCCGAGGACTTCGATCATGAAGTCCCCCGGCGCGACGAAATAGAAGGTCCAGGAGCCGTGCTGTCGACTGGGCGGGTCGACCTCATAACCGTCGGCTTTTAGTCGCGCGTTCATCTCGTCCACCTTCGCCGGGCTTTCCTGGATGAAGCCGATGTGGAACGAGCTGGGGTACTTGACCTCGGTCGCCCCCTCGAAATTGGTCAGCGTCAGCACCATACCTTGCTCGTCGCGCAGGATGGCGACCTTGTCATTCCCCGGTAAGCCCTTCGGGTCGAGCCCAAAGTACTTCATGAGGAACTCCCGGGCCTTCTGGACGTCCGAGACGGCGAGATTGACGTGGTTCAAGATCACGGCGGACGCTCCTTCGAGGACACAGTCACGGGTTCAATACTTCCCCGGATGCTCGCCGATGGCCAGGATGCTGCACGCCTGGATGACGTTGAGGCCCAGCGCCTCGGCGCGTTCGAGGAGGGCCGGCGATTCCGTGCCGGGGTTCAGCCAGATCTCGTCGACCTGCTTGGCGGCGATCTGGTCGAGGACTCCGATCCCGATTTCCGGAGGGACGTAGAGCGACACGCGCTCGAGGTGCGTTTCGGGAATCGCGGCGAGGTTGGGATAGGCGCGTAGTCCTTCGATCTCGGTCAATTTCGGGTGGACGGGGAAGACCTCCCAACCCTGATCGACAAAGGCGCGGACCGCCTTGTTGCCGAACTTCGAGCGGTCGAGGCTGGCCCCGACGACGGCGACTTTGGGGCGTGCATCGGACATGGCCGAATCCTTTCAAGGTGGAGTGCGGTGGTGAAACGCCAGTCGGCGGCCGAGGAGGGATGAGCGTCGTTCCCCTTGCTCTCGAGTCCGCAAGCCGACAGAATCAGCACTGGAGACTCGACTAGCATTCTAGGGGCCGTTGCGGGAGTGTTCGAGACATGGCTGCGGAATTGACCTACGAA contains:
- a CDS encoding redoxin domain-containing protein codes for the protein MKTAFASIVLASLGLSALSATAAADPPDLKTLSIGAPAPDFDLPGVDGKNHALGEYSDAKVLVVYFTCNHCPTAQAYEERVAKLHDDYKSKGVAVVAISPNDPKAVRLDELGFTDLTDSFEDMKIRARDRKYPYPYLFDGDTQATAKAYGVLATPHVYVFDAERKLRYVGRFDDAEVKTPKSHDVLNAVDALLAGKDVPVATTRVFGCSTKWADKQADARKSLEKWNAEPVTLETIDLEGVAKIAKNETDKLTVVNLWATWCGPCVIELPELVTMNRMYRSRKFRLVTISLDDPSKKDDALKVLKEKHVAANNYVLSTSDRDAFADALDKQWPGPVPYNLIIAPGGEVVYRHVGEIDPLEVKRAIVAKLGRTY
- a CDS encoding CoA-binding protein; its protein translation is MSDARPKVAVVGASLDRSKFGNKAVRAFVDQGWEVFPVHPKLTEIEGLRAYPNLAAIPETHLERVSLYVPPEIGIGVLDQIAAKQVDEIWLNPGTESPALLERAEALGLNVIQACSILAIGEHPGKY
- the glgP gene encoding alpha-glucan family phosphorylase — its product is MVGQSKLLDKLKDLARNLWWCWQANVIDLFRELDPTLWHDVDHNPVEFLKRLSPEQLERRAAEMALDSRIDYAFRRLSEYLQDTDSWGAINATILRARPVAYFSAEFGLHESLPIYSGGLGVLAGDHLKSASDLGIPLIGIGLLYNQGYFRQSLDANGWQQESYLNADTELLPIENVLAADGKPLMIAIETATGVLRARVWRAEVGRTLLLLLDSNVPENSEDDRTLTARLYGGDARVRIRQELLLGVGGLRALHALNIHPSVLHLNEGHSAFATLEMIRKLMEETGLPFGEVLREVAQMTVFTTHTPVAAGHDRFPSQLVEEHLGKIREAMHLSYDDFMGLGRVYANDPNELFCMTVLALKLSRYANGVSSLHGVVSRRMWHPLYPNVTEEQVPIGHITNGVHVKTWVAPQMAMLFNKHLGVDWPKRQRYAETWDAIDEIDDAELWETQQVLKARLINFVRSRMVAQAKRRNEPDANLERFADVLDPNALTIGFARRFATYKRAGLVLQDIDRMVDIVRSAERPIQFVFAGKAHPEDRMGKELIQSIVKICRDERFARNVVFVEDYDMNVARHLVQGVDVWLNNPRRPQEASGTSGEKAVLNGTLNFSVLDGWWAEAYDGTNGFAIGIGRTHAVPSVQDERDHSSLIETLTNQVVPSFYERDAAGLPRKWIARQKDAFRTLAWKFNADRMVMDYVRRSYLPAAGGLSCQ
- a CDS encoding serine/threonine-protein kinase encodes the protein MSQGFIGEQLGSFRLEEVIGSGAMGVVFRATQEIVDPNSSAADAEGRKVVATRKAAVKIVQGEIAENTKLLERFSREAEIIKQFRHPNIVRWLATGKFRGTYYFAMEFVEGVTLEKLLLDRGAIPWREVVDLAIQICDALHYAHQQGVVHRDLKPSNLMVTRDGRIKLTDFGIARVLDRTALTAPGRTLGTAAYMAPEQIRGTPAVSHKTDLYSLGVVLYQMLTGKPPFEGASAVVLMHCHLNEPPPRPSDKVQEIPKALDDLVVALMSKNPTSRPWDAEAAGVILTELRDKAARSEAVPMVWPAADSPDANPSRAGVGVTPPPARPKKKGKKPGGASGSNLRSDETSWTDAVLSRVSLETIGLVVALVAIGGFMAYWLWPPSAQYLYRQAVPLMESSRRSDWLTALEEYIDPLDTGYPNHPYHAQTQAWRDLIALDEAESRSKMLASATATPFSEPKTNGERQYVIFFSLATKAAAAGHEDVAANYWREMTGSLNVDDPDERKWILLSQKRAEELETKIRERRTFVEDQLRRADAAFRGGRPNEVITIHAMLKEKFAKYADLADLLAPAPPPEAPSEPTPPAHVPAPEVEKPAASPSATPAPTAEPETEPEPAKSAPDPAPAQSGRRGRPAS
- a CDS encoding VOC family protein, whose product is MILNHVNLAVSDVQKAREFLMKYFGLDPKGLPGNDKVAILRDEQGMVLTLTNFEGATEVKYPSSFHIGFIQESPAKVDEMNARLKADGYEVDPPSRQHGSWTFYFVAPGDFMIEVLG